The Rubripirellula reticaptiva DNA window TTCTGCATCATCTCAACCCGTTCAGCCTATCTTCGGTCTACGATATCCATCATTCAACTCCGCGAATTGCGTTAGGTCCATTCAGTCAGGTAAAGATTTCGTACACGGGGCGGGTGCGGCTCAGGGCGATTGCGCCACGATGGGTATTTTGCGAAACTTGGTGAGACATCGCTTTGGGATTGAGTGTTCGATGAGCGACCGGGTGATGCATCTTGCCCTGGAGTCATCGCCTTGGAACGTTCCGCCAGTCTCACCGAGCATCTTAGCAATGTCACGGACCCGCGTACCGGGAAGATCACTTACCCACTGACCAATATTCTCTTCATGACTATTTGTGCGGTAATCGCTGGTGCCGATGACTTCGTCGCCATTGCTCACTTTGTCAACACGAAGAAAGATTGGTTCGCCAAATTCTTGGATATGAGTTCGGGTGTCCCATCGCATGATCGATTCAACTCGATCCTTAAACACATCAAGCCCGACGAATTTGAGCGATGCTTGTTAGCTTGGCTGACAAAGCTGCACGAGATCACCGACGGGGCAAGTCATCGCAATCGACGGGAAGACACTGCGTCGAAGCTACGATCACAAAGACGGTAAGGCAGCCATTCACATGGTTAGTGCATGGGCCACTGAGAATCACATTAGTTTGGGGCAAACCGTGGTTGATGCGAAGAGCAATGAAATCACGGCCATTCCGAAACTGCTGCAAATGATTGAAGTTTCCGGAGCTTTGATCACGATCGACGCAATGGGATGTCAGACCGAAATCGCCGATCGGATCATCGCCGAGAAAGCCGATTACTGCTTGGCCGTCAAAGGCAATCAGCCAACCTTGAACAAGGGACTCAAAGCGTTCTTCTTGAAGCACCTGGAAAACGACTTTGCCGATGTTGAAGTGCAAGAGTTTCAGAGTAACGAGAAGGGGCACGGACCAGGGCAATCGCACGTTGATTTCGTTTCGGTCCAAGGATTGCGTTGTTATTGCTTAAGTCAAGCCACTCGCTTTTGAGTGGCGTGTTTCCCGAACGGCGGTTCCGAGCGATGAACGGACCAGCAGCCATTGTTTCGAAAAGCTATGTGAACGTTGACGACCCGGGGCTTGAGCGTCGCCATAACCATGACTTGCTCGACGTGATTTTCGTCAAACTTTCTGCGACGATCTGTGGCGCCAACAGCTGGGACGGATGTAGAGCGGTTCGCCAATGGAAAGATCAAATGGCTCCGCCGTTACATCAAATTGGAGAACGGCGCGCCCAGTCACGACACGCTCGGACGGGTTTTCAGTCGACTCGATACCGGTGAATTTCTTACCGCGATGCACCACTGGGTCGATCAGTTTGCCGGTTCGCTTCGAGATAAGGGCGTCCCATCGCCGGAAAGGTTCTTCGTGGATCGATCGATCGCGCCGCTGTCCAAAGCCCGTTGCACACGATGACCGCGTTCGCTACCGAGACGCGATTGGTCATTCGGCAGTTGTCTGTCGATGATAAAAGCAATGAGATTCCCGCAGTACCAAAGCTCCTTCCAACTTCGCCACTGCGGTTCACGCCATGGTTATGACTATTGCCCCCGCAGACGATAACGTACATGACTACGCCGGTCGCGAGGCCGACCGGAATGGCGACGTAAGCCTTGGCAAGCACGAAGGCGAAAGATGCGGGGGGCGCAACCAAAAGTGCTCCCACGAGCGGAGAGGCTATGCCGAAAATCACCCAGCTTCGAAGCTGGCTGTTTCGCAGAAAGTAACTCGCAACTCCCCAAATCAGGGTTGACGCTAAAGCAACGTATCGAGTCCAGAAATCATCGATCCTCGGAAAAAATGGCGACCCCAAATACATAAGAATTAAGCCAATCCAACCCATCGATGCGGCAATGACGCACACAAAAGGGAATCGCAAAAACCACGTTCTCAGATTTCTAGACATCATCTACACCGGTCGGCTTTTTTCTTTCATTCGTGCAAACAGAACCGTTGTTGTGGTCAACAATTAACACCAAGCCGCAGTGAAATTGGCCCTTAAGTGAGAATGTTCTCTGTGACGCCAAATCAAACCCTGCAGCTTTAGACCGACATCGTGGCGCTCCGTGTTGTCAGCTATAAAGCTATGTACAATCGGGCACGCGCAAAAGATTCTCAATTGCAAAAACCGGTCAAGCTGCCCTTCGGTGCACGGCATGGTTACCCGCCACTTGGAATACGGCCAGGGAACGTCGGAAGGTGGTCAGTGAGAAAAAAATAGTAGCTCGGATCAACACCGAGACGAATGCAGATGTCCATGTGCAGTTTCGATACTTTGCTGGGCACGAATAGGTTATCATCCGCGATGTGCTCGCAAGCAAATTCACAGCAAACCTTGAGTTCTCCCATCGAGAGAAATTCGTGTGCTGTGCCATAGGAATGCCTAGCTTGCGGCTCCAGTGACGAAAGTATGCTGGCAATGCCGTCGCAACACGAATTGATCGCTTCGGGCGTCCTGTTTGCTGATGCGGTATCGAGTTCGTTCGATTGCCGGTTTCGTCAGTCGGGTGACAGAAGGGTTTTCAGGTTGCGGCGATTGACGTGCAAGCAAATCAAAACGGCGACCACTGCCGCTCCGTCAACAACCTACGGTTATCTGCCCGATTGTGTTAGATGCAAATCAGGCCGAATGCTTGGTCAACGGCGTCACGACCGCCGTCAATCACATCCAAACACTTCGGGCAGTATAGCATGTCGCTGTACTTCTCCAGGTTGGTTATGGATGCGCCGCACACAGTGCAGAGTTTCCCTCGCCAATCATTGACGAAATCGTTTGTTGAATTTTGCAAAGCGAGTCGTTGCAGATCGTGTTGCAATAGGTCGATGGCGTCGAGCTTCGGCTTCGATTCGCCCCAGTGTTCAATTGTAATCGAGCGCATCTTTGCAAAGTGCGCGATTGATCTTGAGAGCAATGCTTGTTTGGCTTCGGTCGAAACCAATGTCATGCGTTTCGCTATCGACAGAATCGCGTCGCCTTCGCGTGAAATCGCGAAGGTTGGCGGAGTATCTGGATGGTCGAGATCAAGCATTGGACTGTGTCGGATAAAGAATTCATGAAGTCCGTGGTTTGAGGCGAGTCGGTTGCTTTCTCGCTGCTGATCAGGCGGTGATTTCGATCTTTCGATCGGTCACAAACAATCGCTTCTGACACGTTGAAACCCGAACCACGGAGACTTCTTATGGTGACATGCGCCATCGACCTTGGCAAGATTGATAGCGTCTGCTGCTTCTCTGACCCGGCCACTCAGAAGCACCAGTTCGAGACGATCGCCACCGAACGAGCCCACGTTGAGCACCTGCTGGCGTCTCGGTCTGACATCGACCTGATTGTCATGGAAGCCTGCGTACCGCTGGGCTTGTTCAATGACATCTGCCAGGAAAGACAAGTCAAAACACTCGTCTCCAGCACCAACGAAGAGGCCTGGAACTGAAAAGCCACCAAGCGAAAGACCGACCGCGACGATGCCCTCAAGCTCGCCGAGATGTCCATGCTGCGGCGACTCCTGCCGGTCCACGTACCCAAGCCTCGGATTCGTGAACAACTCGCTTTCATCAAGTGTCGCAATAGCGTTGACCACGACATCAACCGCTTCAAAACCTTGATACGAAGCGTCTTTGCCAACCGTGGCATCGAGATCGACACCGGCGAGCGTGCCTGGTGTACCGGACGCCAGCACATCAACTCATTTCGCAGGCCCGTTGAGGCTAGTCGAGGCCTGCGACCGTGACGAACTGTGCGCGGCTAG harbors:
- a CDS encoding transposase family protein; amino-acid sequence: MAPTAGTDVERFANGKIKWLRRYIKLENGAPSHDTLGRVFSRLDTGEFLTAMHHWVDQFAGSLRDKGVPSPERFFVDRSIAPLSKARCTR